A DNA window from Ornithobacterium rhinotracheale DSM 15997 contains the following coding sequences:
- a CDS encoding FtsK/SpoIIIE family DNA translocase encodes MAKQNNTTQTPRFSIFKMIVGLLSLFLGFTLLISFVSYLMNWKSDQSQVGIWKDPSVEVNNLLGKMGAWLGETFIYEKLGFAALFIPVWLIILGMIIIFKIQKIKFLRLTLNFLFFCIWLPPFLNLIFVNDNIWGGRMGLEIADYLKNIIGIIGFVLVLFFTFLLYAIIEWKITPDKVRSAMPKMPERALKEEAESVENDLNEAPVEEKVPEVEKPKNTIKNDFAEKLPTQNTFKSDEEEVEFVIKQKPESVPSAPSFQVEQPQEPSMEDAENDFEPEIKEIIIEDDDEDEFELFATPSTPASATPVSDVKMQVESAPEEEELEPEEISQNLVQQYGEYDQRLDLSNYKYPTIDLLIDYNQGKKRSIDQSELEANKDRIVETLSNYKINIASIKATVGPTVTLYEIVPEAGVRISKIKNLEDDIALSLSALGIRIIAPIPGRGTIGIEVPNNNPTMVSMRSVIASQKFQTAEMELPIAFGKTISNETFVADLAKMPHLLMAGATGQGKSVGINAIISSLLYKKHPSELKFVMVDPKKVELALYNKIERHFLAKLPGSEDAIITDNQKVINTLNSLCIEMDDRYDLLKNAGVRNIKEYNAKFKKRRLNPNDGHRYLPYIVLVVDEFADLIMTAGKEIEAPIARLAQLARAVGIHLIIATQRPSVNVITGMIKANFPSRAAFRVTSKIDSRTILDSGGAEQLIGKGDMLYTQGNDLVRLQCAFVDTPEVESIAEYIGGQKGYPDAFLLPEYEGETSDSSLDLDPSERDALFEEAARIVVNSQQGSASMLQRKLKIGYNRAGRIIDQLEANNIVGPFEGSKAREVLIADEYTLEQLLKND; translated from the coding sequence ATGGCAAAACAAAATAACACAACCCAAACACCTAGATTCTCTATTTTTAAAATGATTGTAGGGCTTCTTTCGCTCTTTTTGGGCTTCACCCTTTTGATCTCATTTGTTTCCTATTTAATGAATTGGAAATCAGATCAAAGTCAGGTAGGGATTTGGAAAGATCCAAGCGTGGAAGTGAACAATTTATTAGGAAAAATGGGTGCTTGGCTTGGGGAAACTTTCATCTACGAAAAATTAGGTTTTGCAGCATTATTTATTCCTGTTTGGTTAATCATTTTGGGAATGATAATTATCTTTAAAATTCAGAAAATTAAATTTTTACGCTTAACGCTAAATTTCTTATTTTTCTGTATTTGGCTGCCACCATTTCTTAATTTAATCTTTGTAAACGACAATATTTGGGGTGGAAGAATGGGGCTTGAAATTGCCGATTATTTAAAAAACATCATCGGAATCATCGGTTTTGTTTTGGTTTTATTTTTCACCTTTTTGCTTTATGCCATCATCGAATGGAAAATCACGCCAGACAAAGTGCGTTCTGCCATGCCAAAAATGCCTGAGCGTGCACTAAAAGAAGAAGCAGAATCGGTAGAAAATGACTTGAACGAGGCTCCCGTGGAAGAAAAAGTGCCTGAAGTTGAAAAGCCAAAAAATACCATAAAAAACGATTTTGCAGAAAAACTGCCTACTCAAAATACTTTTAAAAGTGATGAGGAAGAAGTGGAATTTGTAATTAAACAAAAGCCAGAATCTGTGCCTTCAGCACCGTCGTTCCAAGTGGAGCAACCGCAAGAGCCGAGCATGGAAGATGCAGAAAATGATTTTGAGCCAGAAATCAAAGAAATCATTATAGAAGATGATGACGAAGATGAATTTGAATTATTTGCTACGCCAAGCACTCCAGCATCTGCCACGCCCGTGTCTGATGTGAAAATGCAGGTGGAAAGTGCACCAGAAGAGGAAGAGCTAGAGCCCGAAGAAATTAGCCAAAACTTGGTGCAGCAATATGGCGAATACGATCAGCGTTTGGATTTGTCTAATTACAAATACCCTACCATTGATTTGCTCATAGATTATAATCAAGGCAAAAAACGCTCAATCGACCAAAGTGAATTGGAGGCAAACAAAGACCGAATTGTTGAAACTTTAAGCAATTATAAAATCAATATAGCATCGATTAAAGCGACGGTAGGGCCCACGGTGACTTTGTACGAAATCGTGCCAGAAGCGGGTGTGAGAATTTCTAAAATTAAAAACTTAGAAGATGATATTGCGCTAAGTTTAAGTGCATTAGGGATTAGGATTATTGCGCCAATTCCAGGGCGTGGAACCATAGGTATCGAGGTGCCAAATAATAATCCTACCATGGTGTCGATGCGATCTGTAATTGCTTCACAAAAATTTCAAACAGCAGAAATGGAATTGCCAATCGCCTTTGGAAAGACAATTTCAAATGAAACTTTTGTGGCAGATTTAGCTAAAATGCCTCACTTATTGATGGCGGGGGCAACGGGACAAGGTAAGTCTGTGGGAATCAATGCAATTATTTCTTCGCTTTTATACAAGAAACATCCATCTGAATTAAAATTTGTGATGGTGGACCCCAAAAAAGTGGAATTAGCCCTTTATAATAAAATAGAAAGACATTTCTTGGCTAAATTACCAGGAAGTGAGGACGCAATTATTACGGATAATCAAAAAGTTATCAATACTTTAAACTCGCTTTGTATCGAGATGGACGACCGCTACGATTTGTTGAAAAATGCGGGCGTAAGAAACATTAAGGAATACAATGCTAAATTCAAGAAAAGAAGATTAAACCCAAATGATGGGCATCGCTATTTGCCTTATATTGTTCTAGTGGTAGATGAATTTGCCGATTTGATTATGACGGCAGGGAAAGAAATCGAGGCTCCAATCGCTCGTTTGGCTCAGTTGGCTCGTGCTGTGGGCATTCACTTGATAATTGCTACTCAGCGTCCTTCGGTGAATGTAATTACGGGGATGATTAAAGCTAACTTCCCGTCTCGTGCAGCGTTTAGAGTAACTTCAAAAATCGATTCTAGAACTATTTTGGACAGCGGAGGAGCCGAGCAATTAATTGGAAAAGGAGATATGCTCTATACACAAGGAAATGACTTGGTGCGTTTGCAATGTGCTTTTGTCGATACGCCTGAGGTGGAGAGCATTGCGGAATACATCGGCGGACAAAAAGGATATCCAGATGCGTTTTTGTTGCCAGAGTATGAGGGCGAAACAAGCGATTCGAGTTTGGATTTAGACCCAAGTGAGCGAGATGCGTTGTTTGAAGAGGCGGCGCGTATTGTGGTAAACTCTCAGCAAGGTTCTGCCTCTATGTTGCAGCGTAAACTTAAAATTGGATATAACCGAGCTGGGCGCATCATTGATCAGCTAGAGGCAAACAATATTGTGGGGCCTTTTGAGGGGAGCAAAGCCCGTGAGGTGTTAATCGCAGATGAATATACTTTGGAACAATTATTGAAAAATGATTGA
- a CDS encoding LolA family protein gives MKKLFYTTCLALFSIATFAQSAQQILDNVIEHYKKQKSFYIKFQSQLVNNDSKTKDAYAGEVYVKGDKYNLTVPKMDIRQIYDGKKLYTISSENQEVTVSKPEKGSDELFTPTRVFDIYKDGYTLSLDKKQGNVQYIKLVPTKKSELKYIIVGVDTKKNQLVSLSQTNHKNTTTTFTVQKQVDDIIIPSALLNFSKKFYKDYYISEI, from the coding sequence ATGAAAAAGTTATTTTATACCACATGTTTAGCCTTATTTAGCATTGCAACTTTTGCTCAGAGTGCACAGCAGATTTTGGACAATGTGATCGAGCACTACAAAAAGCAGAAGAGTTTTTACATAAAATTCCAAAGCCAATTGGTGAATAATGATTCCAAAACAAAAGATGCCTATGCCGGAGAAGTGTATGTGAAGGGAGATAAATACAACCTCACGGTGCCAAAAATGGATATTCGCCAGATTTATGATGGTAAAAAACTTTATACCATCTCTAGCGAAAACCAAGAAGTAACGGTGAGCAAACCAGAGAAGGGGAGCGATGAGCTTTTTACCCCAACTCGTGTTTTTGACATTTACAAAGATGGCTATACTTTAAGTTTGGATAAAAAACAAGGAAATGTTCAATACATAAAATTGGTTCCGACTAAAAAATCTGAGCTTAAATATATCATCGTAGGAGTAGATACCAAGAAAAATCAATTGGTGAGCCTGTCTCAAACCAATCATAAAAATACCACAACCACATTTACTGTTCAGAAACAGGTAGACGATATCATTATTCCAAGTGCTCTTTTAAATTTTAGTAAAAAATTCTATAAAGATTACTACATTTCAGAGATTTAA